From a single Rosa rugosa chromosome 7, drRosRugo1.1, whole genome shotgun sequence genomic region:
- the LOC133720196 gene encoding shaggy-related protein kinase alpha, translating to MASVGVAPTSGLREPSGHAVGVDKLPEEMNDMKIRDDKEMEATVTVVDGNGTETGHIIVTTIGGRNGQPKQTISYMAERVVGHGSFGVVFQAKCLETGETVAIKKVLQDKRYKNRELQTMRLLDHPNVVSLKHCFFSTTEKDELYLNLVLEYVPETVHRVIKHYNKLNQRMPLIYVKLYTYQIFRALSYIHRCIGVCHRDIKPQNLLVNPHTHQVKLCDFGSAKVLVKGEPNISYICSRYYRAPELIFGATEYTTAIDVWSVGCVLAELLLGQPLFPGESGVDQLVEIIKVLGTPTREEIKCMNPNYTEFKFPQIKAHPWHKIFHKRMPPEAVDLVSRLLQYSPNLRCTALDALTHPFFDELRDLNTRLPNGRFLPPLFNFKSHELKGVPAEILMKLVPEHARKQVPFFASD from the exons ATGGCTTCTGTGGGTGTGGCACCTACATCAGGTTTGAGAGAACCAAGTGGTCATGCTGTTGGCGTGGATAAGTTGCCCGAGGAGATGAATGACATGAAAATTAGGGATGACAAA GAAATGGAAGCTACTGTTACAGTTGTTGATGGTAATGGAACCGAGACGGGCCATATAATTGTGACAACAATTGGTGGTAGAAATGGTCAGCCAAAGCAG ACAATTAGTTACATGGCTGAGCGTGTTGTCGGGCATGGATCATTTGGAGTTGTGTTCCAA GCAAAGTGCTTAGAGACTGGTGAAACTGTTGCTATAAAGAAGGTTCTGCAAGACAAGAGGTACAAAAACCGTGAGCTGCAAACCATGCGTCTGCTTGACCACCCAAATGTTGTATCTTTGAAGCATTGCTTCTTTTCAACAACTGAAAAGGATGAACTTTATCTCAACCTGGTACTTGAGTATGTTCCTGAAACAGTTCATCGTGTGATTAAACACTACAACAAGTTGAACCAACGGATGCCCCTCATATATGTTAAGCTCTACACGTACCAG ATCTTTAGGGCATTATCCTACATTCACCGCTGCATTGGTGTGTGTCATCGGGACATTAAGCCTCAAAACCTTCTG GTGAATCCACATACCCACCAAGTAAAGTTGTGCGACTTTGGAAGTGCAAAAGTTTTG GTAAAAGGAGAGCCAAATATATCTTACATCTGCTCTAGATATTATAGAGCACCAGAACTCATATTTGGAGCAACTGAGTATACCACAGCTATTGACGTCTGGTCTGTTGGATGTGTTCTTGCTGAGCTATTGCTTGGACAG CCGTTGTTTCCTGGTGAGAGTGGAGTCGACCAGCTTGTTGAGATTATCAAG GTATTGGGCACTCCAACAAGGGAGGAAATCAAATGCATGAACCCTAACTATACGGAGTTCAAATTCCCTCAAATTAAAGCTCACCCATGGCACAAG ATTTTCCACAAGCGTATGCCTCCAGAAGCTGTTGACCTGGTTTCAAGACTATTGCAATACTCTCCTAACTTGCGGTGCACAGCT CTGGATGCCTTGACCCATCCCTTTTTCGATGAACTTCGTGACTTGAACACCCGCCTGCCAAATGGACGTTTCCTTCCACCTTTGTTCAACTTTAAATCTCATG AATTGAAGGGGGTCCCTGCTgagattttgatgaaattggtcCCAGAGCATGCAAGAAAGCAAGTCCCATTCTTTGCGTCCGACTAG
- the LOC133720197 gene encoding zinc finger CCCH domain-containing protein 3 isoform X2, producing MPLGKYDCEYCDKQFQDTPYARRRHLQSLQHLRAKAQWYDSFKDPNDAYAQSLGRGVCNRFIKTGFCQYGDACKYFHPKNNQQNTITQGASGNQTAAGSSLPDVVVRDNMGMSWGNLPPSLMPPPEGGYPPLPFVDWG from the exons aTGCCGTTGGGGAAGTACGACTGCGAATACTGCGACAAGCAATTCCAAGACACTCCATACGCTCGGAGACGCCATCTTCAGAGCCTCCAACACCTCCGAGCCAAAGCTCAATGGTACGACTCTTTCAAAG ATCCCAATGATGCTTATGCACAAAGCTTGGGAAGAGGGGTCTGCAACCGCTTTATCAAAACG GGGTTTTGCCAATATGGGGATGCTTGTAAATATTTTCACCCCAAGAACAATCAGCAGAATACAATTACTCAAGGGGCATCAG GGAATCAAACGGCTGCAGGCAGCTCTTTGCCAG ATGTGGTGGTGAGAGATAACATGGGAATGTCATGGGGAAATCTACCTCCATCGCTAATGCCTCCTCCGGAGGGTGGATATCCTCCGCTTCCTTTTGTGGACTGGGGATGA
- the LOC133720197 gene encoding zinc finger CCCH domain-containing protein 3 isoform X1, producing MPLGKYDCEYCDKQFQDTPYARRRHLQSLQHLRAKAQWYDSFKDPNDAYAQSLGRGVCNRFIKTGFCQYGDACKYFHPKNNQQNTITQGASGVTDNSQSSTFQGNQTAAGSSLPDVVVRDNMGMSWGNLPPSLMPPPEGGYPPLPFVDWG from the exons aTGCCGTTGGGGAAGTACGACTGCGAATACTGCGACAAGCAATTCCAAGACACTCCATACGCTCGGAGACGCCATCTTCAGAGCCTCCAACACCTCCGAGCCAAAGCTCAATGGTACGACTCTTTCAAAG ATCCCAATGATGCTTATGCACAAAGCTTGGGAAGAGGGGTCTGCAACCGCTTTATCAAAACG GGGTTTTGCCAATATGGGGATGCTTGTAAATATTTTCACCCCAAGAACAATCAGCAGAATACAATTACTCAAGGGGCATCAG GTGTCACTGATAATAGTCAGTCTTCAACTTTTCAAGGGAATCAAACGGCTGCAGGCAGCTCTTTGCCAG ATGTGGTGGTGAGAGATAACATGGGAATGTCATGGGGAAATCTACCTCCATCGCTAATGCCTCCTCCGGAGGGTGGATATCCTCCGCTTCCTTTTGTGGACTGGGGATGA